The nucleotide window TATCTGCCATTAATGGAGAGGTTAGCTACTCTAGCGACTCTCTTCCGCCACAAACTGTCCAACAGGGCAAAGTATACCTGCATCACAAAACCACATCGAACACAGATGTGATAACCAGCCCGGATATTTCAGATCTTGATCTCTCTCAGGATGTCACAGACAACTTTGGCTATGACATATCTGAATCAGGTGGCTTCATAGTTGTTAGCGCTCCATTTGATGATGTAAGTGATTCATCTACTACACACATTGATGCAGGCAGCGTGTATCTCTATACCGGCAGTGGGTATCCATTAGAAACTATGCATAATATTGAGCCTCAGAATAATGCTCTTTTTGGACATTCAATCGAGATCGTTGATGGCCTAATTGTTATTGGAGTACCTGGAGATAATAACAACCAAGGCGCAATTTACTATTTGGCCGTTTCTAATGAATTTGCTGCAACCCTGATGATTGATGCGCTACCTAACCCAGTACTAGCTGGTGGCACCACCACAATCACATACACCATAAAAAATTCTGGCACTGCAGATCTCTTTAATGCTATTGTGACTATAGACACTCCTACATGTTCTACATTCGACGGCCCATTTTCAATTGATGAAGATGAACATCTCAACTCTGGAGAGGAATGGCAATTCACTTGCGAGGTAGTCGTTACAGCACCATTTGAGGAATCTGTAGTTGAAGCCACCACAGAAATTGCATATCTAAGTGATCCAAATGAAGAATCGCCCACCATAAAATCTTGTGGGGATCAAAACTTTGAGTGTAGTGACACTGAATCTATAGAAATTCTTGGCCCTTCAATCACATTGGATGTCTCAGCAGATCCAACTACAATATTCACGGGAGAGACCTCAATTGTTACATTCAAACTTACTAACGATGGAAATGATCTCCGTTACGCATTTTGGGAAGATATTGATGTCAATTGCACTCCAGAATTTGATACTCTTGGTAACCCAATTGAAATAGTGCCTACAGGAAGCGTTGATTTCACTTGTGAAGTTACAGGCGCCGATGATACCACACTAGACATCATTGCAACAATAATCACTAAAGACGCAAACAATGAAAATCCGGTGACTGTATCTGATACTGTTACAATAAATGTTATAGTACCTTCAGTTACACTAGACATTTCTGCAGATCCGGATCCAACTTATGATCAAGAAGTAACCACAATCACATATACCGTAACAAACTCTGGCAATGCTCCACTCACAATTGACTCTCAGATGGATCTCATAGAGAATTCTGGTGCCTGCACTCCAACTACCATAACCGCACTACCAGTAACACTACAGCCAAGTGAGGAATTGATATTCACATGTACTGTCACGGCCGGCACATCACCAATCAACTTTGATGCTACTATAACAGCAGCTGACGAACATGGTGATCCAGTTTCTGCATCTGATACACTTATTCTGAATGTAATTGCACCAACAATCGATCTTGCAATATCTTCCAATCCAAACCCAGTCAATACTGGATCTAACTCATTAATCACATATACCGTAACAAACTCTGGCAATGCTCCACTCACAATTGACTCTCAGATGGATCTCATAGAGAATTCTGGTGCCTGCACTCCAACTACCATAACCGCACTACCAGTAACACTACAGCCAAGTGAGGAATTGATATTCACATGTACTGTCACGGCCGGCACATCACCAATCAATTTTGATGCCAAAATCACAGCAGCCGATGAAAACGAAAGACCAGTATCAGCTTCTGCCCAACATACACTAGATGTAATCCAGAATATAGTACTCTCAGGCATAATTCGGGACTTTAAGATTGCTCATCCAGACTTTGAATACAAAATATCTGATGATGATGGAATAGTCAAAATGACACTAGGCGGTGATGGTGAGCCATTATACAGCGGAAATCCATTCACTGGAACCATCACTACAACAGGTCTTGTAAACTATAATCATTGGTACAATCATGTCAACACGATAAATGACTGTACACAATATGACATCACACTAAGCCCAACTACCTCTGGCACCTTCAAATACATGGATAGTGACTTTTTCCCAATCGATGGACAGTTGTTTGGCAATGAAGGAAAGCCACACAACTATCACTTTACATATCAAATTCATGCGACATTTGTCTATCAGACTGGACAGACCATAATCATGACTGGTGATGACGACATTTGGGTATTCATTGATAACAAACTTGCTCTGGATCAGGGAGGAGTACTACCTCCAAGAACTGGAACAATCAACTTGGATACTTTGGGCCTGACTCCGGGAACAACCTATAGCTTTGATCTGTTCTTTGCAGAACGTCACACTGTACAATCAAATCTTGGAATAGAGACTAACATCCCACTAATCCAATCAACTCCAGCACAATGCAGTGCAGTTGATGCAGTAAATGACTCTGTATTTGCTATACAAGGCCCTAACACAATACCTATCACAAACAACGATTCTGGATTTTCATCAATATCTGCATTCACACAAGGACTGCATGGTTCTGTGTCTCAGATAGGAACGTCACTGGTGTATACTCCTGCTTTGGGCTTTGAAGGAATTGATCTATTCACTTATACTATAGCCAACACATTGGGCGGTACTGATACTGCCGTAGTAACTGTAATTGCTTTGACAGATGCAACATGTCCATTACCACCAGACTCGTACAACATGATACTAGGTGATAATACTAACAACAAGCTCAGAGGTACAAATAACAATGATCTGATACTTGGCCTTGGCGGCGATGACAAGATCTATGGCAAGGGAGGCAATGACTGTCTAGTTGGAGGAAACGGCAATGACAAGATATGGGGCGGAGATGGTAATGACACCGTATTATCTGGAAGTGGCAATGATCAAATACACGGACAAAACGGAGACGACACAATGTTTGGCGGCATTGGAGATGACAAGATCTATGGCTACAAAGGAAACGACGTAATTGATGCCGGAGCGGGCAATGATAGAGTGCACGCAAACCAAGACAATGATACTGTATTTGGTGGAGACGGCAACGATTGGCTTGGTGCAGGAATAGGCAATGATTTAGTAAACGGCGGCATTGGAGATGACAAAATCTTTGGCAGACCTGGAAATGACATTCTAAATGGTGATGCAGGCAATGATTACATTCATGCTGGACAAGGAGATGACACTACAAATGGTGGCGATGATAATGACAAAATCTTTGGTCATCAAGGTGTAGATATTCTAAATGGAAATAATGGCAATGATTACATACACGGCGGCCAAGGAAATGACGCACTTGATGGAGGGGATGGTAATGACAAGTGTAATGGCGATCAGGGATCTAACACAATTGTTAACTGTGAAGTAGAAGACAAGAAGATGAAAGAAGACAAAGAAGAAAACGATGATGATGAGGGAGAGAAAGAAAATGACGATGATGACGACAAAGACAACAAGGACAAATAGAAAAAACAGCTCATATAATTAATAATTTAAAAGAAATAACCTCAACTGTAATTCAGGTTTTCTGGATTTTTAAATAAAAACTCTCCTAGTCAACTCGAAAATTCATCATTTATGGAAACGCAGTTTCTTTAGATAACACAGAATCCAATTCTACTATCTTGATTCTGTCCTGACTCATTGAATCACGCCTTCTCAAAGTTACTGTCTCATCTTGTAATGTTTGGTGGTCTATTGTTATGGCAAAGGGAGCTCCTACTTCGTCCAATCTTCTGTATCTTCTACCAATAGCTCCTGAATGATCCAAGAATGCATCGTATCTTCGCTTTATCTGCAAAAATATTTCATCTGTTTTTTCCTTTAGGCCGTCTTTTTTTACCAAAGACAAAACCCCAACGTGAACTGGCGCCAAGTATGGCTTGATGGATAGAACCGTTCTGTCATGTTCTTTTTCCTCGCGCAAGCCATGCTCTAGTATTGTATATAAAGAACGGTCAATTCCCATGGAAATCTCAAACACATGTGGCAGTACCTTTTGCTCATCGTCTAGCACCTCGAATTTTTCCTTGGACTTGGTTGCATGGCTAGTAAGATCATAGTCCGATCTATAATTGCACGCAACAAGCTCCAACCAGCCAATTGTGGTTTGGACCTCAAAGTCAAAAGCAACGCTAGCATAGAATGCCTTTTCCTTTTCCCCTAGTCGACGGAATCTAGATTTTGTAATGTCGATTCCAGTCTTTTCATAAAATTCAGTCAGTAATCCCAAGTAATATGCAACAAACTTGTTTGGCAAGATTCCAGAGTCCACTGCTTCCTTGCATGTCATTGCCTTTAGGGCATCATCAATCCATAATCGAATGGTAACATTTTGTATCTCAGAAAATCTCTCCAAGTCATTTAGCTTGGCAGGATTGCAAAACACCTCAATTTCCGCCTGGTAAAACTCGCGCAATCTCAGTAATGATTGCCGTGGTGATATTTCATTTCGAAAGCTTTTGCCGATTTGTGCAATTCCTAGTGGCAGCTTTCCCCTCATTGTCTTGAACAATCTTGGAAAATCCACAAAAATGGACTGACACGTCTCTGGTCTAAGGTATGCCGCCTCTGCCTCCGGACCAATCTCCACCTTAAACATCATGTTGAATTTTCGCGCCCGCTCAAACTCACCCTTGCATTTTGGACATCGAATGTTTTTCTCAGATATCACTTTATCAAAGTCAGGCAGGTCCGCACTTTCAGGAATTTCTATTTTTATCTGCTCAAAGATGAGTTTGTCAGCCCTATAATTCAACCCGCACTCAATACACCGAATCACGGGATCTGCAAAGCTTGCCAAGTGACCCGATGCCTCAAAGACCGACTGGGACATTATTTGCGAGCCATCAATTTCCATCATTCCATCGCGTCGTAACAACTCGCGCCTCCACAGCTCGATGAATTTGGTTTTCATTGATACGCCGGATGGGCCATATTCCCAAAATCCGGCCTTTGCATCAGAGTAAATCTCGCAGCTAGGAAAGTAAAATCCGCGCTCCAGCGCAAGCTGCATCACACTATCATAATTCATTGGTATGACTCCCCCAAATCAGAATAAATTTGAAGCTATGCAATCTCTTTTACCTTTCTGAGGTTGGCAAAATCATCACGTGTATTGTCAATTGGAGTCTCCAAAATTATTGGTATGTCTTTTTTGTTTGCCATCTTTACTACAGATGCCATTCCTCGCTCACCTATTTTGCCTAGGCCAATGTGTTCATGCCTGTCCAGATTCGAGCCAAGCTCGCCCTTGGAATCATTTAGGTGCAAAATCTTCAAGTGTTCAAATCCAACAGTCTCATCAAATTCTTTGAATGTCTCGGCAACGTCTTTTTCCGATCTTAGATCATATCCATATGCAAACGCATGACACGTATCAAAACAAACGCCAAATCGATTCTTTGGCTTTAATCTGGAAAGAATTTCTGCCCACTGGGCAAATTCGGATCCCACGGAGTTTTTCTGGCCGGCAGTATTCTCTAGTAGTATAGTAACATCATTTTTTACTTCGGCTGCTTTCTCAAATGCTTTAACCAGTTGGGCAATCCCCTTTTCCTCTCCCTCTCCAAGGTGGCTACCCAAATGTGCAACCAGATATGGTATGCCAATTTCTCCGCACCTTTGTACTTCTTTGATCAAAACGGCAACCGATTTTGCATGGGTTGCTGCATTTGGTGATGCCAAATTTGGCAGATATGGCATGTGGGCAACCGTTGCAAATCTGTCTATTTTGCTGGATGCTAATTTATCCCTAAATTTCAGGGCGTCTTGTTTTGGAATCTCCTTCGCAGTCCACATTCTAGGGCTGCGCGTAAAAATCTGAAATGCAGAGCACTCTCGTTCAATCGCATTGTCTACTGCTGCAGAAAGCGAGCCGGAAATGGAGACATGCAGTCCTACTCGCATACATTTTTCCCAATACATCATAATTTAAACCAAAATCAGAATGAAAACTCTAATTTTTATCTAGAAATCACCAATTAACTCCAATGAAGCTGGGAACAGAAGAGATAGCAAAGTATCCTTTTTTGAGTGAGGCCGGAACCTATCTGAGAGAAAAAGGATTTACACTGGAACAGTTTGGCGATGAGGATTTCAAGCCCATAATCGATCTGGCGTTATCTCGAATCCAAATCGCCGCAGAGGGAAAAATATTCAACTCGGATTTTTCAATCAAAAATCTGGACATTGAGGTATTTTCGTTTCTAGTCGCAGTTATTTTACTAAAGCAGAGCGGCATGAACACTTTGATTAGGAGATTTTCTCTTGCCGAGGCAAGACGTGCGGAAAAATTCCTAGAAAAAGACCTGATCAACGCTCACACAAATGAAGAACTGGCAATCAAAATCATCAAGGACCTTTTTGCAATGAATGTCTCAAAGTCTGATGATTATTTTGTAATACCTGCACCAGACTATCTTACCCACGCAGTTAATTTCCATGAGCAAGAATGGAAGCTAGTCAATCGGCTGGTCCATGACGGCAAGGTTTTCCTCTCCGCACACGAAACAGTCAGATTGATCCGAAAGGAGCTGGACAATTTTATCAGCTCAAAAATCCAATCAGCAAACATTCCAAGCATCCCAGAATCCTTCAAAAAACCAATTGATACATTACTCACTTTAGCAAAAAAATTCACAGTCCAAATAATAGAGACAACAGAACAACCTCCTTGCATCAAACATGCCTTGGAGATATTGCACAAAGGGGAAAACCTACCTCATTCTGGAAGATTCATGCTGGCCACATATCTTCTCAACAAGGGCCAGACAATAGAAGAGATTGCACCGCTTTTCAAAAACGCACCGGATTACAACGAAAAAATAACACTATACCAGCTAAAACATCTGGCAGGAAACTTTGGAAGCGGAACAAAGTACGCATGTCCTTCATGTGAGAAGCTAAAGAGCGAAAACCTTTGTTATATCATACCCGAGTGCGCAAATATCATCAATCCATTGCAGTTTGGCAGGAAAAAGATAAGCAATGCTTGAGCCAGACGCAAAATTCCTAGAGGATTCTTTCAAGAAATATTATTTTGATCATTTCGATCTTATTCGTACGCCAAAAAATCCAGAGATGCGTGAGTTTGGGTACCAAAAATTCAATTCCGGCATGATTCGACACATCTCGCTAAGATCCGACAAGGAACTGCATCTGTTATTGATGAAAAATGTACCGTCCGATGTTTATTGTTCCAATGCTAGATACTCTTTTCCAAATCTACCAATGGCGGAAAAGGACTGGCAAAACGCAGATCTTATCTTTGATATTGATGCCAAAGACCTTCATTTGCCATGCAGAATAAATCATACTGCAAAAAAATGCAATTCCTGTGGATGCATGTTTTCTGGCCTTGATTCCTGTCCACAATGTAAGAGCACAAAATTTGATGTATCGTCTGTGCTGTGTAATGACTGTATGGTTGGTGCAAAAAGAGAAGTGGAAAAGCTCATTACAATCTTAACTAGTGATCTTGGAATCAAAAAACAAGATATCACCGTTTATTATTCCGGAAATGAGGGTTTTCACATACATGTGTCCAGTTCAGAATATGAAAAACTAGACTCTAGACACAGAGCAGACCTAGTTGATTATGTGACATTCAAAGGCGCAATACCGGAAACATTTGGTGCTAGGACAAACTTTGCAAAATCAATCTTTTCAGATGTAGATGATAAGGGTTGGCCTGGACGCGTATCAAAAAAAATCTTTGGCTCTAAATCAAACAAACCTAAACTATCAAAGGAAATCATATCAGAGGGCTATCCTGCCTTTAAAAAAAGATTGGAATCAATCCAAAAAGAGATCGGAACCCTTGTAGATCCAAATGTCACCATAGATGTACACAGAATATTCAGATTAGGCGGAACAATCAACTCCAAGTCGGGCCTCACCAAACTATTGTGCACAGATATTGCAAAATTCAATCCTGGCATGGATGCGTGCTATATTGATGATGAGAAAACCGCAGTTCTAGCTGACTGTCCAGTTGAGTTCAGACTAAAAAACAAAAAGTTCGGCCCATACAAAAAAGAAAGACTAGACGTACCAAAATATGCCGCAGTCTATATGATTTGCAAAGGGTGCGCCACGACCACAAACTAGGCGCAAAATCCTCCCCAAGACATTAATTTATCTAAAAATGAGCAAATTTTGAATTTGTATAGTTCCTCAACCGAGTCTAATTCGCCTCCACCAGGTGCAGGTAAGCTGATCCGACTGGGAATAGTTGCCATAATTGGCATAATTGTGCTTGTAATGGTTGGAAACCAGGGCGTCATACTATCCATGAACATGACAGAGTTTGACGACCAGTTCACAAAACCACTCCAATATTCTCTGATATCATCTCTAGTTCTAGCAGCAATTGCTCTGGTAAACGTGGATGTGAAAAATCGCTCCTCCATAGTTTGGTATGCTATACATGTCATGATCACATTTTTGAATCGAACCTCGCATGATCCAGTATCAAAAAACATCTCTAGTTTCCGTGACTACAAGCTTAGCGTTCCGCAGTTTGCCATCTGGCAGGTAACCAAGATCTTCCTCTTTGGAGCGTTCTTTGTCAACATTATGTTTGGTCTGGGATTATCCCACATGCTTGATGGCAATGACCTGGGAATTGATAAAATCCCAACCATATTTTCTCTGCCATTTATTGCACCGGAATCATCAGCACCAGCCCAAACCGTAATTGAATTAATTCCAGCCCTTACCATTCTAGTTCCGGCACTCTTGGGTGTGATTGGAATCAGGCTTGCAGTCTATGTCGGACTACATTCTATCATCAAAGTCATCACATCATATCTGTATGATTCATCGCAAGGAAAACCAAAATTCCTCAACTATGTATCCACAATAGAAGCAGTAATTGGAATCGGAATAATCTGGGCAGGAATAAACATGTTCTTTACAGAGCAGATCGATTACAACACAAAATATGTAATTGGTGGAACGCTTGCCGCAGGATTTTTGTTGGTTGGATTCTCAATCTTTGATAAAATTCGCTCAAAGGTACTCACACATCCGATCAAGCGCGACATTTACATCCGAGTCTTTGCGTTAATTGCAATTGGAATCATTGCCGGATCTATTATGGCCGTAAACAACAGCATTGCAGACACTCGCAAAATAGAATATTTGGGCCCATACACGCAACAACAAATCACACTAAACAGATACCTTGGCGAATTAGATAAAATCAAGATAACAAACGATGATGTCAAACTATCCTCAGTATCGCCAAACAACATCAAATCTTACATTGAACAGAACCGCGACGTGCTGGATTCCGTTAGAATCTGGGACTGGGAGGCAGCATTTGCCAAACTAAAACCAGAGATAGGCCTAATCCCATACATCACATTTGGGGACAATGACATTTTACGATTCAACAATACCCTATACTGGACTGCATCAATGAAGCCAGTCGTACCTAGTACGGTAAGCCTCGAGAATCGCTGGTACAATGAACACCTAGTATACACGCATGTACCTGATGGCTTCCTCACCCTAGAGGCCACCACCGGCCAATCAGTAGAGACAGCGGATCTGTTCTCGCAAAGGTCCATCTATTATGGAGAAGGCGGACTGTTCCGAGAGACATGGTCTGCGTTTCCAACCAACCGGGGAGGAACAAGCGCTGAAATCAATAACGCACTATACTCTGGCGCAGGTGGAATAACACTATCACCACCACTAAGCTGGGTCTTTGAGCCAAACTTTTTGCTATCATATCCAAGTACTTCGGTCCATGTAATGAGATACAAGGATGTCTATGATCGAATGGAAACATTATACCCGTATTTTCTGTATGATCTGTTTGGCCAAAAACTAGACATCTATCCAGTCACTGATGGCAAAGACACGTACTGGCTGGTACCACTAATCATAGGGTTTGATACTCATTCCGTTCCATGGTCCATGGGCAACCCATATCTCAGACTGGTAGGCTTTGCTCTGGTGGATACATATGATGGTGACATTACTCTACTAAAGCACGGCGATGACTATTTTGCCAAAATCCTAGAATCGCAATATGGAGAAAAATTCTCACCAATTCCGTCCTGGCTGACTGAGCAAATACGATACCCACAGGAACTATTCACATGGAAGACAGAAATGTTCAACATTTACCATGTTACCGATACAGAGACATTCATCCAGGCAAATACATTCTTTGAGATTCCAGACAAGCTTGATGCATATTACATCGAGGCAAAGCCGCCAGGATTTGACACTACCAAGTTTCTTGGACTATTATCGCTAGAGCTGCGAGACTCTAAAGGAAAGAACCTCTCTGGCTACATGATAGTGGAAAATGATCTGCCCACATTAGGCGATATGCACTTTTACCAAGTACCACTAAATTCAACTACCAAACTAATTGGTCCAACCGCTGTCCGCGAGGCACTGGAAAAAGACAATGACTTTGCACAGCTAAAGACATTGCTTCGAACGCCAAGAATTGGTGATAACATCCTGTACCGAGTTGGTGAGCACGATGTGTACTTTATCCCAGTGTATACTGCAGGCTCTGGCGAGGGAGT belongs to Candidatus Nitrosotenuis cloacae and includes:
- a CDS encoding fibro-slime domain-containing protein, with product MKSKNITIIAVLAIFLVPLLQSVPVFALDFSTEKITIPGTDRFGWTVKRTDFGVAVGEPFADSGSGKVHFFDSTGSITGEIENPNVGGSQDNFGYSLSSLGNILAVGAPGYDNDEGIVYLYDITNPSSPTLITPGITNPSNMNGERMGEDEMNFFGDDLLVGVSKAKNHGQIQAGVIHRFDTSGGLVLTYDDPNSIDPNNMFGRSISVDDSVFLSGAHGTDNEKGHASVLDSSSILFPNPDDHEGDKYGWSTEITPNRYLVSAINGEVSYSSDSLPPQTVQQGKVYLHHKTTSNTDVITSPDISDLDLSQDVTDNFGYDISESGGFIVVSAPFDDVSDSSTTHIDAGSVYLYTGSGYPLETMHNIEPQNNALFGHSIEIVDGLIVIGVPGDNNNQGAIYYLAVSNEFAATLMIDALPNPVLAGGTTTITYTIKNSGTADLFNAIVTIDTPTCSTFDGPFSIDEDEHLNSGEEWQFTCEVVVTAPFEESVVEATTEIAYLSDPNEESPTIKSCGDQNFECSDTESIEILGPSITLDVSADPTTIFTGETSIVTFKLTNDGNDLRYAFWEDIDVNCTPEFDTLGNPIEIVPTGSVDFTCEVTGADDTTLDIIATIITKDANNENPVTVSDTVTINVIVPSVTLDISADPDPTYDQEVTTITYTVTNSGNAPLTIDSQMDLIENSGACTPTTITALPVTLQPSEELIFTCTVTAGTSPINFDATITAADEHGDPVSASDTLILNVIAPTIDLAISSNPNPVNTGSNSLITYTVTNSGNAPLTIDSQMDLIENSGACTPTTITALPVTLQPSEELIFTCTVTAGTSPINFDAKITAADENERPVSASAQHTLDVIQNIVLSGIIRDFKIAHPDFEYKISDDDGIVKMTLGGDGEPLYSGNPFTGTITTTGLVNYNHWYNHVNTINDCTQYDITLSPTTSGTFKYMDSDFFPIDGQLFGNEGKPHNYHFTYQIHATFVYQTGQTIIMTGDDDIWVFIDNKLALDQGGVLPPRTGTINLDTLGLTPGTTYSFDLFFAERHTVQSNLGIETNIPLIQSTPAQCSAVDAVNDSVFAIQGPNTIPITNNDSGFSSISAFTQGLHGSVSQIGTSLVYTPALGFEGIDLFTYTIANTLGGTDTAVVTVIALTDATCPLPPDSYNMILGDNTNNKLRGTNNNDLILGLGGDDKIYGKGGNDCLVGGNGNDKIWGGDGNDTVLSGSGNDQIHGQNGDDTMFGGIGDDKIYGYKGNDVIDAGAGNDRVHANQDNDTVFGGDGNDWLGAGIGNDLVNGGIGDDKIFGRPGNDILNGDAGNDYIHAGQGDDTTNGGDDNDKIFGHQGVDILNGNNGNDYIHGGQGNDALDGGDGNDKCNGDQGSNTIVNCEVEDKKMKEDKEENDDDEGEKENDDDDDKDNKDK
- the glyS gene encoding glycine--tRNA ligase codes for the protein MNYDSVMQLALERGFYFPSCEIYSDAKAGFWEYGPSGVSMKTKFIELWRRELLRRDGMMEIDGSQIMSQSVFEASGHLASFADPVIRCIECGLNYRADKLIFEQIKIEIPESADLPDFDKVISEKNIRCPKCKGEFERARKFNMMFKVEIGPEAEAAYLRPETCQSIFVDFPRLFKTMRGKLPLGIAQIGKSFRNEISPRQSLLRLREFYQAEIEVFCNPAKLNDLERFSEIQNVTIRLWIDDALKAMTCKEAVDSGILPNKFVAYYLGLLTEFYEKTGIDITKSRFRRLGEKEKAFYASVAFDFEVQTTIGWLELVACNYRSDYDLTSHATKSKEKFEVLDDEQKVLPHVFEISMGIDRSLYTILEHGLREEKEHDRTVLSIKPYLAPVHVGVLSLVKKDGLKEKTDEIFLQIKRRYDAFLDHSGAIGRRYRRLDEVGAPFAITIDHQTLQDETVTLRRRDSMSQDRIKIVELDSVLSKETAFP
- a CDS encoding deoxyribonuclease IV codes for the protein MRVGLHVSISGSLSAAVDNAIERECSAFQIFTRSPRMWTAKEIPKQDALKFRDKLASSKIDRFATVAHMPYLPNLASPNAATHAKSVAVLIKEVQRCGEIGIPYLVAHLGSHLGEGEEKGIAQLVKAFEKAAEVKNDVTILLENTAGQKNSVGSEFAQWAEILSRLKPKNRFGVCFDTCHAFAYGYDLRSEKDVAETFKEFDETVGFEHLKILHLNDSKGELGSNLDRHEHIGLGKIGERGMASVVKMANKKDIPIILETPIDNTRDDFANLRKVKEIA
- a CDS encoding DNA primase, which translates into the protein MKLGTEEIAKYPFLSEAGTYLREKGFTLEQFGDEDFKPIIDLALSRIQIAAEGKIFNSDFSIKNLDIEVFSFLVAVILLKQSGMNTLIRRFSLAEARRAEKFLEKDLINAHTNEELAIKIIKDLFAMNVSKSDDYFVIPAPDYLTHAVNFHEQEWKLVNRLVHDGKVFLSAHETVRLIRKELDNFISSKIQSANIPSIPESFKKPIDTLLTLAKKFTVQIIETTEQPPCIKHALEILHKGENLPHSGRFMLATYLLNKGQTIEEIAPLFKNAPDYNEKITLYQLKHLAGNFGSGTKYACPSCEKLKSENLCYIIPECANIINPLQFGRKKISNA
- a CDS encoding DNA primase small subunit domain-containing protein; the encoded protein is MLEPDAKFLEDSFKKYYFDHFDLIRTPKNPEMREFGYQKFNSGMIRHISLRSDKELHLLLMKNVPSDVYCSNARYSFPNLPMAEKDWQNADLIFDIDAKDLHLPCRINHTAKKCNSCGCMFSGLDSCPQCKSTKFDVSSVLCNDCMVGAKREVEKLITILTSDLGIKKQDITVYYSGNEGFHIHVSSSEYEKLDSRHRADLVDYVTFKGAIPETFGARTNFAKSIFSDVDDKGWPGRVSKKIFGSKSNKPKLSKEIISEGYPAFKKRLESIQKEIGTLVDPNVTIDVHRIFRLGGTINSKSGLTKLLCTDIAKFNPGMDACYIDDEKTAVLADCPVEFRLKNKKFGPYKKERLDVPKYAAVYMICKGCATTTN
- a CDS encoding UPF0182 family protein encodes the protein MYSSSTESNSPPPGAGKLIRLGIVAIIGIIVLVMVGNQGVILSMNMTEFDDQFTKPLQYSLISSLVLAAIALVNVDVKNRSSIVWYAIHVMITFLNRTSHDPVSKNISSFRDYKLSVPQFAIWQVTKIFLFGAFFVNIMFGLGLSHMLDGNDLGIDKIPTIFSLPFIAPESSAPAQTVIELIPALTILVPALLGVIGIRLAVYVGLHSIIKVITSYLYDSSQGKPKFLNYVSTIEAVIGIGIIWAGINMFFTEQIDYNTKYVIGGTLAAGFLLVGFSIFDKIRSKVLTHPIKRDIYIRVFALIAIGIIAGSIMAVNNSIADTRKIEYLGPYTQQQITLNRYLGELDKIKITNDDVKLSSVSPNNIKSYIEQNRDVLDSVRIWDWEAAFAKLKPEIGLIPYITFGDNDILRFNNTLYWTASMKPVVPSTVSLENRWYNEHLVYTHVPDGFLTLEATTGQSVETADLFSQRSIYYGEGGLFRETWSAFPTNRGGTSAEINNALYSGAGGITLSPPLSWVFEPNFLLSYPSTSVHVMRYKDVYDRMETLYPYFLYDLFGQKLDIYPVTDGKDTYWLVPLIIGFDTHSVPWSMGNPYLRLVGFALVDTYDGDITLLKHGDDYFAKILESQYGEKFSPIPSWLTEQIRYPQELFTWKTEMFNIYHVTDTETFIQANTFFEIPDKLDAYYIEAKPPGFDTTKFLGLLSLELRDSKGKNLSGYMIVENDLPTLGDMHFYQVPLNSTTKLIGPTAVREALEKDNDFAQLKTLLRTPRIGDNILYRVGEHDVYFIPVYTAGSGEGVVAQLGTIAAVGAAFNGEYYVGLGNTQQEAFEAYLQKLAGVVPTSTSKSDPGFDKEARLAKVKAVFEEKGLEIITPTSLSIPLSFKEGEVSLFSNADVEATDKLLDEFVNDFVLQKTKRVVMWQDEDTINFGTIITVEGVPELHYVAIEVGK